CCCTTAGATGTATTCCGGGGTAAACGTTACCACGTCGTCAATTGCCGGTAAGTCTGTAAAAATCATGGCCAACCTGTCCACGCCGAGGGCCATACCGGCTGCCTCTGGCATGGTCGGAAGTACCTCTAAGAATCTCTCCGGTTGCGGGTAAACCTTCTTACCCTGTAACCGGCGAAATTGCCGGGCCCTTTTGAACCGTAAACGTTGTTCATCCACGTCGGCAAGTTCGGAAGATCCGTTGGCTATCTCCATTCCTCCCATGTACAATTCGAACCGCTCCTCCACAGAGGGGTCCTCCTTCTTTGTCCTTGTTAAGGTAGAGGAATAAACAGGATAATCATAGAGAAATGTCGGTTGCCTTTCTCCCATATGGGGTGCGATATAACAGGCCATGATCTCATCAAACTTCTCCCTTTCTAAGGACTCTGCCAGCGATAGAGGCGAATAACACTCAAAGGCCTCTCTGACCGAGAGCATCTCCCGGGGCTTCTGTAAAGCGATCTCTTTACCCTGGTAATGGATAACCTCTCCGCAACCGAGGTCGGAGGCAACGGAGGTGACCAGTTCCTCACACTCTTCCATGAGAATCCGGTAGTCTATACCCTGATGATACCATTCCAACATGGTGAATTCCGGCAGATGGCAGGAGCCTCGCTCCCCCTCACGAAAGCATTTGCAGATCTGGAATATCCTCGGATAACCTGCGGCAAGTAACCGTTTCATACACAACTCAGGAGATGTATGCAAAAACCAGTTGCTGGAAGCTACAGCATCAATGTGAGATTCTGGTGCTGGTGCCGTAATTCTGTAAGGAGTTTCAACCTCAAGGTAACACCGATCAGAGAAAAACCTGCGGATCGCCCGGATCATTCTATCACGTCTCCATAAGGCATCCCGCCGCCTTGCCAATACCCGGCCATCTTCCATCGCTGGTTTAATCCTTGACCCTGGTGATATATTCTCCGCTACGGGTATCAACCCTGATTTTTTCTCCTTCTTCAATGAATGGGGGAACCTGGAGCTGGTAACCCGTCTGCAGGGTCACAGGTTTGGTGTTTCCTGTTACAGAATCACCTTTTGCCCATGGTTCAGCCTTCACGACGGTCAGATCAACGAAATTGGGAAGACTGACCTCGAGAGGTTTATCCTCAAAAAAGAGGATCTCTACCACTGTGTTATCAATCAGGTAATTTTTTGCCTCCCCGATCTGATCCGCCGAAAGAAAAACCTGTTCGTAGTTCTCACTGTCCATGAAGTAGTATTTTCCCTCTTCCGAGTAAAGGTATTGCATTTTCTTTTCCCTCAGATCGGCAGGCCCAAAGGTATCCGCCGCACGGAATGTCCTTTCAAACTGGCTGCCCGTGACCATGTTCCGCAGTTTGCAGCGATACAGGGCCTGGCCTTTACCGGGCTTTACAAAATTGAATTCAGTAATGATATATGGCTCATGGTCAAGTTTGATCTTCAGGCCTTTCCTCAAATCACTGGCATTATACATCGTAACTGTATTCTCCTCTGTTATGGCTGAAACATTCCAGTAGGGGCACGTTGCAACGTGCCCCTACTGATCCCGAGCGGTTATTATGTGTTTTATTAGTCCATTTGTGCCGTCCTGTCAAAAGAATGTTTATGCTGAATTTGAAGATTCCTTTCAGCGATACGGTCATTCTCAGACGCGTAGAAAAAACGGCGGGAGAGGAATTTTTCCTCTACCGCCAGGAAGATCAAGCACATATCGAGGCACGCAGAGTCCCGACATATTCTTCCATGTTTTTTCCATGATCTCCACCCCTAATCGGAGATCAACACGAAAGTGGTCCGTCCCCTTCACCAGATCACACTGGAACAGGTAATACGGTTTTACCGAGATCCGCTGGAGGCCATGGAGGAGGTCACGCATCGTCTCATAGGAGTCGTTAACCCCTCGGAGTAGAACGGACTGGTTGGAGACGGGAATCCCTGCCTCGAGCAGCATCTCGCATGCCCTGGCCGTCTCCAGGGTAATCTCTCTCGGGTGATTGAATTGGGTAATGAACCAGAGTGGACGATGTCTGCGTAGCATGGTACATAGCTCTTGCGTGATCCTCATCGGCAGGATCACCGGTGCACGGCTCCCGATACGGAGTACCTCCACATGGGGTATGGATCTTAGACACCCCAAAAACCAGTTGAGGGTTTCATCCCTCAAAGTAAGGGGATCACCTCCAGAAACGATAACTTCACGAATACGAGGAGATTGGGAAATATAGTTAATCATCCTCCGGAGGCTTTTCCTGATGTTTGTCGATGCTTTTCCTCCCCACATCCGTTTGCGATTGCAGTGGCGACAATATGTGAAGCAGCTATTCGTTACCATTGCCAGACACCGATCAGGGTAACGGTGCACCAGATTCGGAACGGGCATATCCATCTCTTCCCCGAGGGGATCAGCCACGCCACCGAGAGAAAAATAAATCTCCCTGAGATCGGGAAAACACTGGAGACGGAGAGGATCGTTCTCATCCATTACGTCTATCAGAGAGAGGTAGTAGGGGGTTATGGAGAAATGATAACATTCAGCGACAGCACTCAATTCCCTCAGGGCAGATAGGGGTTTGTTAAGCACACGGGCCAGTTGCGCCAGGGTGTGTATTCTGTTTTTACACTGCCACTTCCAGTCACGCCAGATGTCTGTCGAGACCTTTTCTACTCTTGCGGCGATGGTATTATCTCCTCCCAATTTCATAATCCTGCAATTTTTGTTAAAAGTGAGAACCTCAAAGGCTAATTTTCTATCATAATTTCTTACAGCATAAAAGAAAATTCACAACAGTACCCTCAAGGTTGACAACAAAAAACCATGATTTCCCTTAAAATCAAGGGCTTAAAGAAAGAGTTTGCTTTGTAAAGAGATATTTTGTATTTAAGTCAAGAAAAAATCGAGCGTGGAGGATCTTTACTTTTGCCGTGAGAAGGGAGATTGGTCGCATGGATACATTATCCAGAGAGGAACTCGAAATACTGATAAACAAACGTAATGAGCGGTGCATCTCAATTTTTATGCCCACCTATCGGACAGGTGTGGAAATCCAACAAAATCAGATCAGACTCAGAAACCTGCTTCGGGAAGCAGAGGAAAAGTTACTTGTCAGTGGCCTTCGGACCACGGAGGTGAAATCATTACTGGAGCCTATCCAGGGGCTCTTGGGTAATATCCTTTTCTGGCGACGTCAGAGCGACGGTCTTGCCATCTTTCTATCCTCCGACATGTTTCGTTTTTACTGCCTTCCCCTGGATTTTGGGGAATTGGTCATTATCACCGACCGTTTTCACATCAAACCGCTTCTGCCAGCTCTACGGGGAGACGAGCGTTTCTACATTCTAGCCCTCAGCCAGAATGAGGTCAGGCTCCTCGAAGGCACCAGACATAGCGTCAGAGAGATTGATCTTGAAACCATCCCTAAAAGTCTTGCCAAGGCCCTCCAGTACGATGTGCCGGGGAAAGAGGTTCGCTTTCATCCAGCAATATCAGGTAGTGGCGGACGTTCGGTGATGGTCTCCGGGCATGGTGCCAGTATGGAGGATGTGAAGGATAATATTCTGAAATACTTTCGCCAGATTGATAGAGGTCTACGCGACCTCCTCAGGGACGAACAGGCACCTCTCGTGTTGGCAGGGGTAAATTATCTCTTTCCGATTTATAGAGAGGCAAATACCTACCCCCGGCTTATGGAGGAAGGCACTGGAGGAAATCCAAAGGGAATGGGAGCGGAACAATTGCATACGCAGGCCTGGAGTATCGTGGAGCCCTGCTTTCAAAAGGCCGAGGCCGAGGCCATTGCTCAGTACAGGCAATCTTTGGGGACCGGTCTAACCTCCAACGATATTATAGAGATCGTTCAGGCTGCCTGTCACGGGAGGATCGGTTTGCTGTTCGTCGCCATAGGCCACAGGCAGTGGGGGGTAGTTGACCCTAACACCTATGAAGTGCATCTGCACGAGAAGATGGAACCAGGCGATGAAGATCTCTTCGACTTTGCTGCCATCAAGACCTTCTTGAACGGTGCCACTGTCTTTGCCCTTCCCCCAGAGAGAATACCTGATGGTGCATCAGTAGCGGCTGTATTCCGTTATTGAAAATTAGGCGAGGGCAGCAGATGTAAAGCCGAACGGTTCATGGACCGATGTTTCCTGCCGTTGTCTGAACGATGACTGTTTTTAACCCCATATCCTGGAGAACATCACGGAGGGCCATCATTTCCATATCTTTCGGCTTTACGATATTGCTTCTGAATGTACTCCTGTAATTGAGGACGGTAACCTGAAGAGAAGGGGTGATTTTAAGAAGTTTCTGTCCCATACGGCTTATCTCGGACAGAGAAGTAAAACTCCGGTTGTAAGGAATGCCAACACCGACAAAAACCTTCTCCGGGTAGTTATGAATCAGGTATCTCACCGCTCCCCATGCGGTTTCTTTATAGTTTTCCGCCAAGTTCCTGTCAGACAGACCCGTTATCTTCATAAAGGTATCTGTTTTTAGGGCCTTGAGGTCTATTCCGATATCAGTCATGCCGGCATCTACCAATTCATCGAGGTAATCGTGAGTGAGCAATGAACCGTTGGTATCAACATGGAAGCGGGCGTCCGGGTCGGGATTAAAACTTTTCATTTCCCTTAAAAACAGGGTTAACCAGGTCCTGTTGAGGGTGGACTCGCCGCCGGAAACCGTCATCCTGTTTAACTCTAAACCCTCTCTTATCATGGTTAATCTTCGGGCTGCTTCCTGGGGCGTTAAGGCTTCACCCTGTCCCCTGTAAGTGATCGGCCAGTTCTGACAGTGGGGGCATCTGAGATTACATCCCGCGGTAAAACAGGCCGCCTCAAGATAAAAGCCATCGTTACCCTGGGATTGCCGTGGTGTACCCACCCCTCCCATGGAGTGACCCTGGAAATTCACCACGATCCTCCTCGGGACGTATTCCTCCGGCAACTCGGTCCTGATCCTTATCCCCTTTCTCACCATCGTCCGGCAGGCGAGTTTTACCATACCATCAATCTCAACGGCGCAACTCCCGCACCCTCCGACTTCGCAGGGGGCAAACAGACCCGATTCCCGAGAGGATATGGCAAGTGGGTAACCTGCTTCTATCAGGGCGTCTTTTACACTTGTCTGTTCAGGTACCGAGGCCAATTTGCCGTTTATTTCAATAGTTACTTCCCTCTCCCGCGGCGCCTCCACAAGTTCCAGGGCCTGGTGGGGACAGGCCAGGACACAGGCTCTACAACCGATGCAGATCAACTCATCTGCTCCGGGACAGTTAACTATTTCACTACAGGCACCACAGAGGTGGCATTTCTCTGGATGATGAATGGCAACGTAAGGCATAACGATTCCTTTTTCTTTTTATTCCCCGCTATGCGCAACTTACGAAGTTGCGGCGGCTGCCGGCGCTTACTTCTGACGGATACGCCTCGCCTGCACGGCTATGGTATCGAGAAGTTTCTTCTGATTGGCTGATATCCAAGGGCCCTCACAATCAACAGAAACAAAGGGAATCTGGCTGTTGTTCGCCAGGCGTCTGAGAATGGCCTGGGAATTCATGACCGGCTGGCAGTTAAATGAACCCACATTTATCAGTCCGTCAAAAACCCCTGACCTGAGAGAACAGATAAACCTCCCAATAGCTATGGGAGTTTCACAGAATCCGTTATGAGAAACATATTTGCTCCCTTCTCTAACAAGGTCGAGAAAAGGTACGTGCTTGTCATAGATGAGACCGGACTTTTTAGCTACCTCTCGATAGTGTTTCATAAGAGAGACGATACCCGCAATGTGCAACCTGGCCCGTAACGCCATTAATGCCTCTTTTAAGTTATTTTTAGGGTTGAAAATAGACAGGAGAAGCGAGGCACAATTAAATTGTCCTTCCGGTTTAGCCAGGCCTCTCTTGAAACCGTATCTGACCACATACTCAGATTCGATCCAGCAGATGCCCTCTGTGAGATCGGAAACCTTGGGGATGATCCCCCGCTCCGCAAAAAACTCCGTTATCGGCCCGTGGATAAACTTCACGTTTAAACCGCCAAAGAGGAGTACCTTTGGCGTTTCCTCGACACTGGACTTAATGGGTATACGGGCGGTGACCTCCGCCCATTTTTTAAAGGTGGAGGCGAGGGCCCCGACCCCCCTCGGGGCACTTTCAATAACGCGGTTGACCTCCAGATCAAACGTCTTGAGTGCAAGGTCTCTGTCTTTGGCAAGACATCTTAAAGTCCCCCGGGCTTCATCAAGCAAGTCTCCTACCACGGCAGAGATGGCAAGTTCGGCGGCAAACCTATCCCCCTGACGGAGATATTTGTTTCTCAAGCCGGGCCAGACGAGAAAGACAACATTTTTCAGATGAAGCCTTCTGGCGAATGTATCCCATACAATTGGCCATGCCCCGTTCTGGCATGGGCCGTCCTGATCCAGGTTGTAATAGAGGGAAATTTCATTTTCTCCACGGTTATCTAAAATATCCTTATAGGTCGTGCCTGCCATGGCGGTGGTAGGGAGACATTCCCTCCCAGAACACAATCTCCTCGCATACTGGAGAATTCCGGCATTCGTCTGTCCCCCGCGCCTGAAATTCCAGCCCCGCTTCTCGAAAAAACCCTCCAGCAAACGTGTCGTATAAAGACCGGTAGGGAGTAACCAGACATGCACCACTTTCGGATCATCAAATTCCACCCTGTTGCCGTCACTGGCGATGATGTAGCTATAATCTTCAGAGAGTCGTGCCTGTTTTACTTCACCGTTGTTCATGATGACATGTCTCGTAACTGCTCAAGAGTCAGAATTTTGCGACTTACGACTTACGACTTATGACTTATTTTTTTTGGGCGACGGCGCTCCTCGACAATGTCAAGAAAGGCGCCCACCCGTGTCTCAAAACCGGCATGGGCCGTGTGGGAATCTATTTCAAGATAACAGAACGTATCGCCAGCCAGTTCCTCGCGGATCAGATGATAGATGCTCGCATCTGGTCCGCAGGAAAAGCATGAAACGAAGGAGAGATAGAGATTGGGAAATTTCTTGACATAGGCGATAGCGTTTGTAATCTGCTGTGTATGGCGCCAGACGTTTCTCGGATGGTAAGCGTTGCCTAAGGGGGGGAGCATATCGGCGGGAACGACATGGTAACCCCGGCTGGTAATCTTGCGCGGGAGGGCAAGATTGACCTCTGTTGAACAGGTGGTGTACGGTCTCCCCGCAATGATAACCGTGGGTTCCTTAATCAGTCCTTCCAGTTCCTTTTTGCCCAGCTCGAGGTGCCTCTTCTTGAATCTTTCATAGGAGGCGATGGCTTTTTCTGCTGCCCTTCTTGCCGCTTTTTTCCCAATCCCCAGTATTCCGGCCATGACGATAATCTCTTTTAGGGTGGTGGCCATAAGGACTCCGGTGAGACCGATATGGGGAGAGAGTATTTTATCGGAGATGCCGCCAAAGGCCCCTTTGATGATGTCCGGAATGACGGTCGTAGAAGGACAGGTGTAACCGTAGAGATGACCACAGGAGGCTTCCATCTCAATGACGCGGGGTAAAAGGATAAAATCCACGTTGCGTTGCAACAGATCATAAACCGCCCCGTGGACGATTTCACATGGATAGCAGATGGGGGAAACAGTTTTGGCATTGCCGATTTTTGAGGGTTCCGACAGGACGCAATTAAAACCGAGTTCATTTATGAGCCTTGTGTAAAAAGGGAAGAGTTCATAGGTGGTAAGGGCCACAGGCAAACCAATTGTTCCCCGGGGGTCAGCTATCTCCTTCGGCCCGAACTCACCAAACATCAAAGCATTTCGCACTGCCACCAGATCGCGGCCTTCCTCCGTTTCTTTACCCCTCTGGCGTTGCAGTTCATATCTGGAACAGAGCCCCCCAAAGGGATAAATCCTGTCCCGGAGGGCAATCTTTTTAATCTCACATCTATTCTCACAACCTGGGCACCTGAATTGCCCCTTCACTTCCATCGAACCGGAGACAAGGTCCTCAAGTTTATAGGGTTTTTCCGTAGTGTCCCCGTTATTTAGCCAAGCCCTCACCATGAGGGCAACCCCTATACACCCCATGAATTCCGGGTGGGGGGGAACCACTATCTTCTGGTGGGTGCGGGCAGCCATGGCCAGGGCTGCTGATCTGTTTAGGGCCACGCCTCCCTGGAAGAGGACGGTACCTCCTACGTGACGGGCACCGACGATCCGCGAGATATAGTTATCGGCAATGGAATAGACCAATCCGGCAACTACATCTTCACGTCCGGCGCCTTGCTGGAGGGCATTTCTTAAGTCAGTACTGATGAAGGCGGCGCATCGTTCCCCGAATGCCACGGCATGATCACTCCTGTAAGCTATACCACTGATCTCCTCCATGGCGATACCCATATCCCGTAAAGCAGATTCTTCAAGAAAACTCCCCGTTCCTGCCGAGCATCCTTCATTCATCGCATAATCAACGGGAACCCCTTTCAGGAATGAGATAAACTTAGAATCCTGGCCCCCTATTTCAAAGACCGTATCAACCCCCGGCACCTCATGAGTCGCTGCCCTTGCATGGGCAAGTATCTCATTGACGCTCAGGCAGTTGTCGAGGTAGACAGATACTATCTCCCTTCCCGATCCCGTTGTCCCTGCCTGAATTACTTTTATTCGTTTATCACCCATCTGTCTTATGAGTTCCTCGAGGCATTTCTCTGTCGCCCGGACAGGATTGCCCTGTGTTCTCAAATAGCAACTGGCGCCGATGGAGACGTCTAAAATGTTAAGTAAAACTGCCTTCGTGGTGGTTGATCCGGCATCTACACTCAGGATATAGGATCCCCCCTCGATTACTTTTCCCTCTCTATCAGGACAAACTCTGTAGTCAAGCAACAGTTCCGCCTCTCTCAATGGTCTCAGGGTCTCAAATACAGGTTTTGTTCCCTTGAGCCAATTCCCACCGACAGGTGCGACAGCGCCTCCTAACAGTTCACAGGCATAGAGATAGGCTCCAAAGGCCTCCAGATAGGGGCTTTCCTCGAGGACTATTACCCTGGAGTTAGGGAGAAGTTCCTGCAATGTTTTCAGGAACGGTTCGTTTAAGGCAAGGCCGCCCGCGACGACGATTAAATCAGCGGGCCAGTTTGTAAGCTCAATCATCTTACATATCTTTTTTGCCAGGTCATGGATGAGGGATCTTGCTATATCATCAGGGGTGCACTCACCTTTGTTGAGCTTGTGGGTAACGTCGGTTTTGCAGTGAACCGAACATCGCGTGGCCAGCGGAACCACCTTGCCGAACCTGACTGCCGCAAGTCCGTCCGGGAGAGAGAAACCCATCCTCTGGAACTGCTGGATGAGAAACTCACCGGTGCCTGCGGCACATTTGGATGAGGAGATGATGTTTTTAATCTCACCGTCCCTCATAGGGTACACGGTAAACGTTTCTCCACCGAGGGAAAGGAGAATATCCGGCTTTATCTGATGGGATGAAAGGGCGGCCTCGAGGCATTCCGTCTCGGCACGGTAGGGAAGGGCAAAAAGGGCCTCTGCTGCCGGTCCTGTAACCACAATACGACAGTTATCCTCTTCGGGGACAGATTTGAAATCTGTCCCCACATCAATAATTTCCCGTACCTTTCCCTGCGGGTTTCCCTCATGCCGCAGGATTTTTACCACCGGGTCTCCCTCTCTCTTCCCGACCCATTTTACCGAGACGGCGCCGATCTCTAACCCTCCGCAGGAAGGAGATGACCACCGGTCATTCTGATGAGGCACTTCTCTTTTACCCCTTTTTCCGTTTAAGCGTTATGAGAATCAGGATGGCGGCCCCCGTAGAGATCGCTGAATCAGCGGCATTAAAGGCAGGCCAGTGGTAAAAACCTATATAGACATCAAGGAAATCAATTACTTCTCCAAAACGGACCCTGTCAATAAGATTTCCCATCGCACCGGCTAAGATCAGGGAAAGGGAAAAGATCAGGAGTAACTCTTCCTCCTTGCTTTTCCTGATGTAGTGGAGAATCAGCAAAATGACGGCAATTGTTGCCGACAGGAAGAAAACATAACGAAAGACGGGGGAAACACCGGTCAGGAAACCAAAAGCCGCACCCGGATTCCTGATGTATGTGATATTGAAGAAACCTTCAATGACGGCGAACGATTCATGAATGGACATGGTTGAACTGATGTAAGCCTTCGTTATCTGATCCAGAAGGATCACCGCTACCGTAGTTACGAAAAAAAGGAGGCATTTCTTTTTCAAGGGATTTCTCGCTTTGCCCGAAATGACATGA
This genomic stretch from Syntrophales bacterium harbors:
- the epmA gene encoding EF-P lysine aminoacylase EpmA; the encoded protein is MIPVAENISPGSRIKPAMEDGRVLARRRDALWRRDRMIRAIRRFFSDRCYLEVETPYRITAPAPESHIDAVASSNWFLHTSPELCMKRLLAAGYPRIFQICKCFREGERGSCHLPEFTMLEWYHQGIDYRILMEECEELVTSVASDLGCGEVIHYQGKEIALQKPREMLSVREAFECYSPLSLAESLEREKFDEIMACYIAPHMGERQPTFLYDYPVYSSTLTRTKKEDPSVEERFELYMGGMEIANGSSELADVDEQRLRFKRARQFRRLQGKKVYPQPERFLEVLPTMPEAAGMALGVDRLAMIFTDLPAIDDVVTFTPEYI
- the efp gene encoding elongation factor P — translated: MYNASDLRKGLKIKLDHEPYIITEFNFVKPGKGQALYRCKLRNMVTGSQFERTFRAADTFGPADLREKKMQYLYSEEGKYYFMDSENYEQVFLSADQIGEAKNYLIDNTVVEILFFEDKPLEVSLPNFVDLTVVKAEPWAKGDSVTGNTKPVTLQTGYQLQVPPFIEEGEKIRVDTRSGEYITRVKD
- a CDS encoding KamA family radical SAM protein — protein: MGGDNTIAARVEKVSTDIWRDWKWQCKNRIHTLAQLARVLNKPLSALRELSAVAECYHFSITPYYLSLIDVMDENDPLRLQCFPDLREIYFSLGGVADPLGEEMDMPVPNLVHRYPDRCLAMVTNSCFTYCRHCNRKRMWGGKASTNIRKSLRRMINYISQSPRIREVIVSGGDPLTLRDETLNWFLGCLRSIPHVEVLRIGSRAPVILPMRITQELCTMLRRHRPLWFITQFNHPREITLETARACEMLLEAGIPVSNQSVLLRGVNDSYETMRDLLHGLQRISVKPYYLFQCDLVKGTDHFRVDLRLGVEIMEKTWKNMSGLCVPRYVLDLPGGRGKIPLPPFFLRV
- a CDS encoding radical SAM protein yields the protein MPYVAIHHPEKCHLCGACSEIVNCPGADELICIGCRACVLACPHQALELVEAPREREVTIEINGKLASVPEQTSVKDALIEAGYPLAISSRESGLFAPCEVGGCGSCAVEIDGMVKLACRTMVRKGIRIRTELPEEYVPRRIVVNFQGHSMGGVGTPRQSQGNDGFYLEAACFTAGCNLRCPHCQNWPITYRGQGEALTPQEAARRLTMIREGLELNRMTVSGGESTLNRTWLTLFLREMKSFNPDPDARFHVDTNGSLLTHDYLDELVDAGMTDIGIDLKALKTDTFMKITGLSDRNLAENYKETAWGAVRYLIHNYPEKVFVGVGIPYNRSFTSLSEISRMGQKLLKITPSLQVTVLNYRSTFRSNIVKPKDMEMMALRDVLQDMGLKTVIVQTTAGNIGP
- a CDS encoding acyl-CoA dehydratase activase: MPHQNDRWSSPSCGGLEIGAVSVKWVGKREGDPVVKILRHEGNPQGKVREIIDVGTDFKSVPEEDNCRIVVTGPAAEALFALPYRAETECLEAALSSHQIKPDILLSLGGETFTVYPMRDGEIKNIISSSKCAAGTGEFLIQQFQRMGFSLPDGLAAVRFGKVVPLATRCSVHCKTDVTHKLNKGECTPDDIARSLIHDLAKKICKMIELTNWPADLIVVAGGLALNEPFLKTLQELLPNSRVIVLEESPYLEAFGAYLYACELLGGAVAPVGGNWLKGTKPVFETLRPLREAELLLDYRVCPDREGKVIEGGSYILSVDAGSTTTKAVLLNILDVSIGASCYLRTQGNPVRATEKCLEELIRQMGDKRIKVIQAGTTGSGREIVSVYLDNCLSVNEILAHARAATHEVPGVDTVFEIGGQDSKFISFLKGVPVDYAMNEGCSAGTGSFLEESALRDMGIAMEEISGIAYRSDHAVAFGERCAAFISTDLRNALQQGAGREDVVAGLVYSIADNYISRIVGARHVGGTVLFQGGVALNRSAALAMAARTHQKIVVPPHPEFMGCIGVALMVRAWLNNGDTTEKPYKLEDLVSGSMEVKGQFRCPGCENRCEIKKIALRDRIYPFGGLCSRYELQRQRGKETEEGRDLVAVRNALMFGEFGPKEIADPRGTIGLPVALTTYELFPFYTRLINELGFNCVLSEPSKIGNAKTVSPICYPCEIVHGAVYDLLQRNVDFILLPRVIEMEASCGHLYGYTCPSTTVIPDIIKGAFGGISDKILSPHIGLTGVLMATTLKEIIVMAGILGIGKKAARRAAEKAIASYERFKKRHLELGKKELEGLIKEPTVIIAGRPYTTCSTEVNLALPRKITSRGYHVVPADMLPPLGNAYHPRNVWRHTQQITNAIAYVKKFPNLYLSFVSCFSCGPDASIYHLIREELAGDTFCYLEIDSHTAHAGFETRVGAFLDIVEERRRPKKISHKS
- the lspA gene encoding signal peptidase II, which translates into the protein MKKKCLLFFVTTVAVILLDQITKAYISSTMSIHESFAVIEGFFNITYIRNPGAAFGFLTGVSPVFRYVFFLSATIAVILLILHYIRKSKEEELLLIFSLSLILAGAMGNLIDRVRFGEVIDFLDVYIGFYHWPAFNAADSAISTGAAILILITLKRKKG